The Rhopalosiphum maidis isolate BTI-1 chromosome 1, ASM367621v3, whole genome shotgun sequence genome has a segment encoding these proteins:
- the LOC113548920 gene encoding mitochondrial ubiquitin ligase activator of NFKB 1, with product MPPNSIVKTSLIVGGLTFLGFMAGGRLGSMFGAVIGTVVCSMFNTEEPINYQVSPDEFVPYHSPNVKVNKSKNEPCEPSKCSICLEPFKPSIVLLPCSHMCFCIECFEKAKKKKVSTCPICRKIIKNVICVYPS from the exons ATTGTTGGAGGATTAACGTTTCTGGGTTTTATGGCTGGAGGAAGACTTGGTTCTATGTTTG gaGCAGTTATTGGGACAGTAGTTTGTTCGATGTTTAATACAGAAGaaccaataaattatcagGTATCTCCAGATGAATTTGTACCTTATCACAGTCCAAACGTTAAAGTCAATAAATCTAAAa atgAGCCATGTGAACCATCAAAATGCTCAATATGTCTTGAACCATTTAAGCcttcaattgtattattaccaTGTTCACACATGTGTTTTTGTAttgaatgttttgaaaaagcaaaaaaaaagaaagtttcTACTTGTCCAAtttgtagaaaaattattaagaacgTTATTTGTGTGTATCCTTCATAA